A DNA window from Plasmodium vinckei vinckei genome assembly, chromosome: PVVCY_10 contains the following coding sequences:
- a CDS encoding plasmepsin IV, putative has translation MEYSEKEQNYSNGLMRNGSAFGHLKFDNMKSFKIQKKFQALYFIIFICIIGSIFTYIVGTNYYASKTDIDKIIANSNYLTIRAKIERPRDKIVKKVMNKNVSSYLKESFKLVKNGLLKHEHLAKNTDGIELDQAVGLMFYGTAELGDNKQPFSFILDTGSSNLWVPSKSCKSDNCKNKHTYDSSKSHTYEKDGTPVSIVYGSGGIKGFFSNDIFTIGQHTIPYKFIEVTQADDLEPIYSGSPFDGILGLGWKSLAVGSIEPVIVELKKKGQIENALFTFYFPEANDADGYFTIGGIEESFYTGDITYEKLSNEAYWQIQLDVAFGSVTLPNSNIIVDSGTSAITAPSKFLDKFFDTIVSIPVPFLPLRVALCDDSSLPTLKFSSKGATYTIEPKHYLLDLDPDSGLCLLGIVDVDIDDKTFILGDVFFKKYYTIFDYDNERVGFAVAKN, from the coding sequence ATGGAATACTCTGAAAAAGAACAAAACTATTCCAATGGGCTGATGCGAAACGGTTCAGCCTTTGGGCACTTaaaatttgataatatgaaaagctttaaaattcaaaaaaaatttcaagcattatattttatcatatttatttgcataATTGGATccatatttacatatattgtCGGAACTAACTATTATGCCTCCAAAACCGATATAGATAAAATTATTGCAAACTCTAATTATTTAACTATTCGTGCAAAAATCGAAAGACCACGTgataaaatagtaaaaaaagtaatgaataaaaatgtatctAGTTACCTTAAAgaatcatttaaattagTAAAAAATGGTTTATTAAAACATGAGCACCTTGCTAAAAATACTGATGGTATTGAATTAGACCAAGCCGTTGGTTTAATGTTTTATGGTACTGCAGAATTAGGAGATAATAAACAACCATTTTCATTCATCCTTGATACTGGATCATCTAACTTATGGGTTCCAAGCAAATCATGTAAATCAGacaattgtaaaaataaacacaCTTATGATTCATCAAAATCACATACATATGAAAAAGATGGTACACCAGTAAGTATAGTATATGGATCTGGTGGAATCAAAGGTTTTTTTAGTAATGATATCTTTACTATTGGACAGCACACAATACCATACAAATTTATTGAAGTTACTCAAGCTGATGATTTAGAGCCAATTTACTCTGGATCTCCATTTGATGGTATATTAGGTTTAGGATGGAAAAGTTTAGCTGTCGGAAGTATAGAACCAGTTATTGTtgaattgaaaaaaaaaggacaAATTGAAAATGCATTATTCACATTCTACTTCCCAGAAGCAAATGATGCAGATGGTTATTTCACTATTGGTGGTATTGAAGAAAGTTTTTACACTGGTGATATTAcctatgaaaaattaagcAATGAAGCATACTGGCAAATTCAATTAGATGTAGCTTTTGGTTCAGTAACCCTTCCAAATTCTAATATCATTGTTGATAGTGGTACAAGTGCTATTACTGCCCCATCAAAATTCCTTGACAAATTCTTCGATACTATTGTAAGTATCCCAGTACCTTTCCTTCCACTCAGAGTTGCTTTATGTGACGACTCATCCTTACCAACTCTAAAATTCTCATCTAAAGGTGCAACATACACTATTGAACCAAAACATTACTTACTTGATCTTGACCCAGATAGCGGTTTATGCCTTTTAGGAATTGTAGATGTAGATATTGATGATAAAACTTTCATTCTTGGAGATgtattctttaaaaaatactacACTATCTTCGATTATGATAACGAAAGAGTTGGTTTCGCAGTTGCAAAaaactaa